One window from the genome of Pseudonocardia hierapolitana encodes:
- a CDS encoding response regulator — protein sequence MIRQPARVLAVDDRRENLLALQAILEGLPIELVAVTSGEDALKRLLVEDYAVILLDAHMPGMDGFETAGHVKQRERTRHIPILFLTAVDYDPHLAFRGYQAGAVDYITKPFDPWVLRSKVAVFVDLWTTHTQLADRAGEVVVLRGAIDEALELLESGDPADAARARSRLAAVRGARLGTG from the coding sequence GTGATCCGCCAGCCCGCGCGGGTGCTCGCGGTCGACGACCGGCGGGAGAACCTGCTCGCGCTCCAGGCCATCCTCGAGGGGCTGCCGATCGAGCTGGTGGCGGTCACGAGCGGTGAGGACGCCCTGAAGCGGCTCCTCGTCGAGGACTACGCCGTGATCCTGCTCGACGCGCACATGCCCGGGATGGACGGATTCGAGACGGCGGGGCACGTCAAGCAGCGCGAACGCACCCGCCACATCCCGATCCTGTTCCTCACCGCCGTCGACTACGACCCGCACCTCGCCTTCCGCGGTTACCAGGCCGGAGCCGTCGACTACATCACCAAGCCCTTCGACCCCTGGGTGCTGCGCTCGAAGGTGGCCGTGTTCGTCGACCTGTGGACCACCCACACCCAGCTCGCCGACCGCGCCGGGGAGGTGGTGGTGCTGCGGGGCGCGATCGACGAGGCCCTGGAGCTCCTGGAGAGCGGCGACCCCGCGGACGCGGCGAGGGCGCGCTCCCGGCTGGCCGCCGTCCGCGGCGCGCGGCTGGGTACGGGCTGA